One region of Eupeodes corollae chromosome 1, idEupCoro1.1, whole genome shotgun sequence genomic DNA includes:
- the LOC129939717 gene encoding protein CutA homolog: MKIAIRTILGTSYICLLRLALASISSASSTCAATSNTMSTMSSTPSEYIPGSSSVAYITTPDEATASKLARSVVESNLAACVNIIPKVISIYMWEGKVQEDNECLLMVKTRTSRIKELTKFIRDNHPYSVAEVISLPIQDGNPPYMDWIKNTIKDKLEEEEKS, from the coding sequence ATGAAGATTGCAATACGAACAATTCTTGGAACAtcatatatttgtttattgcGCCTTGCTCTAGCCAGCATTTCATCGGCATCGTCCACTTGTGCAGCAACAAGTAACACAATGTCAACCATGTCATCAACGCCATCGGAATATATACCAGGATCAAGTTCAGTGGCATACATTACAACACCAGATGAAGCAACCGCTAGTAAACTTGCCCGTTCAGTGGTGGAATCGAACCTAGCAGCTTGTGTTAATATCATCCCGAAAGTCATATCGATTTATATGTGGGAAGGTAAAGTTCAAGAAGACAACGAGTGTTTGCTAATGGTCAAAACAAGAACTAGTCGAATTAAGGAACTTACTAAATTCATACGTGACAACCATCCCTATAGTGTAGCTGAAGTTATAAGTTTGCCTATTCAAGATGGTAATCCTCCGTACATGGATTGGATAAAGAATACAATTAAGGATAAATTAGAGGAGGAAGAGAAATCATAA